Proteins from a genomic interval of Arachis hypogaea cultivar Tifrunner chromosome 10, arahy.Tifrunner.gnm2.J5K5, whole genome shotgun sequence:
- the LOC112715120 gene encoding uncharacterized protein, producing MSIQLKTEPGSPPILSSTSNKSLETMSVPELIEILRVKWQKVDYDRVEEVLVEREKKLKTKAGQLEEKFQLQSLARIDAEDKLKKKEQECEKVQMLYETLFKGVKESGLDKETIENLRKKNKVLECENLKLLELKKKYEVDGNAVDELRKKVAELEAEKKNNLDTTTELNDKNGKLVDVKLKAEFPFLEILDRVSRCWIKGWMSDASFDGEHDINKADDPGFPSKVKGEVKEFNDEINDGSLPLQRNKDFHQSHGAAAAEGGSKFQNIIEISGDHDDDDIPISRVMLAKATESRKRKLPFSQSCSCNRSGPF from the exons ATGTCAATTCAACTAAAAACTGAACCTGGGTCACCCCCCATTCTCTCATCAACCAGTAACAAAAGCTTGGAGACGATGAGCGTTCCTGAGCTCATTGAAATTCTTCGAGTTAAGTGGCAAAAAGTGGATTATGACAGAGTTGAAGAGGTTTTGgtagaaagagagaaaaaacttAAAACCAAGGCTGGTCAACTTGAAGAGAAGTTTCAGCTTCAGAGTCTAGCAAGGATTGATGCTGAGGataaattgaagaagaaagagcAAGAGTGTGAGAAGGTACAGATGCTTTATGAGACGTTGTTTAAGGGAGTGAAGGAAAGTGGGTTAGACAAGGAAACCATTGAGAATTTGAGGAAGAAGAACAAAGTGTTAGAGTGCGAGAATCTTAAGTTGTTGGAGTTGAAGAAGAAATATGAGGTTGATGGCAACGCTGTTGATGAATTAAGGAAGAAAGTGGCTGAGTTAGAGGCTGAAAAGAAGAATAATTTGGATACCACTACTGAGTTGAATGATAAGAATGGGAAGTTGGTGGATGTGAAATTGAAGGCTGAGTTTCCGTTTCTGGAAATTCTTGACCGTGTTTCGAGATGTTGGATAAAGGGTTGGATGAGTGATGCTTCTTTTGATGGAGAGCATGATATTAATAAAGCTGATGATCCTGGTTTTCCTTCTAAAGTCAAAGGAGAAGTGAAGGAGTTCAATGATGAAATCAATGATGGTTCTCTACCTTTGCAAAGAAACAAAGATTTTCATCAATCTCATGGTGCTGCAGCTG CTGAGGGAGGAtccaaatttcaaaatattattgagaTCAGTGGTGACCATGACGATGATGATATCCCTATTTCACGAGTAATGCTAGCAAAAGCTACCGAATCACGCAAAAGAAAGCTCCCATTCTCACAATCTTGTTCTTGCAATAGGAGTGGTCCCTTTTAA